The sequence CCTCCCGGCAGTGGTCGAGGACGGCCTGGACCTCCTCGTCGGAGTCGTCGGGGAAGCGGTTCAACGCGACCACGACGGGTACGCCGAACTTCTGGAGGTTCGCGACGTGTTTGTCGAGGTTCTCGAAGCCGGCTTCGAGTTCCTCGACGCCGGCCTCCGTGACCGCGTCGAGGTCGGCGGGCCACATCCCCATCCCGTGGTACTTCAGGGCGCGGACGGTCGAGACGAGCACGACCGCGTTCGGGGTCATATCGCCCAGCCGGCAGACGATGTTCATGAACTTCTCGGCGCCGAGGTCGGAGCCGAACCCGGCCTCCGTAACCAGATAATCGCCCATCCCGAACGCCGTCTTGTCGGCGATCAGGGAGTTGGTGCCGTGGGCGATGTTCGCGAACGGACCGCCGTGGACGAACGCGGGCGTGCCCTCGATCGTCTGGACGAGGTTCGGCTTGATCGCGTCCTTCAGGAGCATCGTGACCGGGCCCGTGGCGTCTAAGTCGTCGACGGTGATCACGCCGCCGTCCTTCTCGTAGGCGACGATGATCCGGGCGACGCGCTCCTTGAGGTCGCCGAGGTCCTCGGCGAGACACAGCACCGCCATCAGTTCCGACGCCGCCGTCAGGAGGAAGCGATCCTCGCGGGGCGTGCCGCCGCTCTCCCCGAGGCCGACGACCATGTTCCGGAGCGCGCGGTCGTTCATATCCATCGAGCGCGGCCAGGAGACGTCGTTGACGTCGAGGTCGAACTCGTCGCTCTGTGAGATCTTCGCGTCCAGCATCGCCGAGATGAGGTTGTGCGCCGACGTCAGCGCGTGGAGGTCGCCCGTGAAGTGGAGGTTGATGTCCTCCATCGGCAGCACCTGGGAGTAGCCGCCGCCCGCCGCACCGCCCTTTACGCCGAAGACCGGCCCGAGCGACGGTTCGCGGATCGCGATCATCGCGTCCTCGCCGACGTGGTTGAGCGTCTGGCCGAGGCCGACCGTGGTGACGGTCTTGCCCTCGCCCATCGGGGTCGGCGTCATCCCCGTCACGAGGATGAGGTTGCCCTCCTTGTTCTCGGCGTTGTCGCGGAGCCGAGTGACCGCGTCGTGGCTCAGTTTGGCCTTGTAATCGCCGAACAGTTCGAGGTCCTCGCTCCCGATGCCCCACGAGTCCAGAACGTCCGTGATGTGCTCTTTTTCGGCCGATTTCGCGATCTCGTAGTCTGTCGGGAACCCGCCGTCGTCGTCTGACATTATACCCGCCAGTCCCGCAGGGGATCACCTAAGGGTACCGAAGTCACCACGGAGCGGTCGCGAACGTACCAACGCGCCGATACGACGCGTTTCCGGAGCCCGGCGGGTGCGGCCGGCGCGCGCGACGCGCTCACTCGGCGTGAGGATGAGGTGCGCGTGAAGGATCGCGCGGGCGCGGACCGGGATCGACCCCGAGCGGGGGCGCGACCGGCCCCCGCGACGGCCCGTCCCCGACACCTTAATCAGGTGACCAACGCCGAGTACGGCGTATGGACTACCACGCGGCCGCGGACTATCTCACCTCGTTTCAACAGCGCCGGCCGAAACTCGGGATCGACACGACGGCCCGGATGCTGTCGCACCTCGGCGACCCCCACCTCGACGTCGACTGCGTGCAGATCGCGGGCTCGAACGGGAAGGGCAGCACCGCGCGGATGCTCGACGGCGTCCTCCGCAACGCTGGCGTGAGCGTCGGGCTGTTCACCTCGCCGGGGCTGAACGACTTCCGGGAGCAACTCCGCGTCGACGGACGGAAGATCCCGAAATCGCTGCTGTCGCAGTACGCCGAGGAACTGGTCCCCTGCATCGACCGGCTCCGGGCGGACGACGACGAGCCCACACACTTCGAGGTGTTGACCGCGGTCGCGCTCCGACACTTCAGCGAACTGGACGTCGACGTGGCGATCCTGGAGGTCGGGATCGGCGGCCGGTACGACGCCACCAGCGCGGTCGACCCGGTCGCCAGCGCGGTCACGAGCGTCAGCCTCGAGCACACCGAACTCCTGGGCGAGACCGTCGAGGAGATCGCCCGCGACAAGGCCCAGGTCGCGCCGAAGAACGCGCCGCTCGTCACCGGCGCCGACGGCGACGCCCTGGCGGCGATCCGGGAGCTCACCGACGTCGTCACCGTCGGCCCGGACGACGCCGACCCCGACGTGGTCGCGGTCGAGACGGGGATGCGGTCGCCGGTGGAAAGCGAGGTCTCGATCCGCGGCCCGGGGTGGTCGGTCGACGCCAACCTCCCACTCTTAGGCTCCCACCAGGCCACCAACGCGGGCGTGGCCGCGACGCTCGCCCGCCAGGTCGCCGACGCCGACCGCGACGCGATCGCTGCCGGCCTCCGGTCGGTGACCTGGCCCGGCCGCTTCGAGATCATGAGCCGGGACCCGATGATCGTCCTCGACGGGTCGCACAACCCCGGCGCGGCGGCCACGATCGCCGACCTCGTCGGACGGTACGACTACGACGACCTCCATCTGGTCTTCGCGGCGATGTCCGACAAGGACTACGAGCGGATGATCGAGTCGTACCCGGAGATCACGGCAGCGTACGCCACCCGGCCGGATCTCGACCGCGCCGAGGACCCCGCGGTCCTGGCCGACGCGCTCTCGGGGTACGCCGACGGCGTCGAGACCGTCCCGTCGGTGCCGGAGGCGACAGAGCGCGCGATCGCCGCCGCCGGCCCCGACGACTTCGTGCTCGTCACCGGGTCGCTGTACGCCGTCGCGGAGGCGCGGGACCGGTGGACGCGGCTGCTCGTGCCCACCGCCCGCACGCGAACGACACACACCGGAAACTCGTTCGTCGGCGCCGCGTTCGGCGCCGACGCGGCCACCGGAACCGGTACCGGGGGACCGGAGCGCCCCGAACGCGACGGCCCCGTGACCGCCGCCGACGTCGATCGCCGGCTGTTCCGAACCCACCTCCGCCCGGACCAAGCCGAGCGCGTGGCCGAGCACCTGTCGTCGATCGGCGGCCAGTGCCACCGCTCGGACGCCGGCAGCCCCGAGAAGCTGGTCGCGACGGTGCTTTCGGGGACGACCACGCAGTTCCGCGAACTCGCGCGGACGCTGTCGGCGGAGGGGCTGGGGCTCCGCCGCGTGGCCGAACAGCTGGCGGAACAACTCGATCCGAACGGCCGGACCGCCGACGCGCGGCTGGGGCCGATCGCCGACGACGGCACCGCGGTGATGGGGATCCTCAACGTCACGCCCGACAGCTTCCACGACGGCGGGAAGTACGAGGCCGTCGAGGCCGCGGTCGACCGCGCGGAGGCGATGCTCGACGCGGGCGCCGACGTGATCGACGTCGGCGGCGAGAGCACCCGGCCGGGCGCCGAGCCCGTCCCGATCGACACCGAGATCGACCGGGTGGTGCCGGTGATCGAGCGGCTCGACCACCTCGACGCCCCCATCTCGGTCGACACCCGGAAGGCGGCCGTCGCCGACGCCGCCCTGGAAGCGGGCGCCGACATCGTCAACGACGTCTCCGAACTCGCGGACCCGGCAATGCCCGGGGTGGTCGCGGAGCACGACGCCGGCCTGATCCTGATGCACAGCCACTCCGTCCCGGTCGATCCCGACAACGATCCGGTCTACGACGACGTCGTCGAGGACATCCTCGAGGAACTGACCGAGCAGATCCTCCGGGCCGAGCGCGCGGGCGTCGACCGCGACAGCATCGTGGTCGACCCGGGCTGTGGCTTCGGGAAGGTCGCCGCCGAGTCCCACGAGCTGATCGACCGCGCCGGGGAGTTTTCGGCGCTGGGCTGTCCGGTGATGATCGGCCACTCCCGGAAGTCGATGTTCGCGGGGGCCGACGTCGCCGGCGACGACCGGCTGACGCCGACGATCGCCGCGACTTCGATCGCGGCCGACCGGGGTGCCGACGTGGTCCGAGTCCACGACGTCGCCGAGAACGTCGCGGCGATCCGGACCGTGACCGGCGGGATCGGCGGGGAGTGAGCCGGCTCCGATAGGCTTTCACACCCGGCCGCACTACGGTCCGGTGTGTTGTGTCAGACCGCGGCCACGGTAGGACCGGCGACGGCGCTCCCGCTGCAAGCGTTCGAGCCGGTCGCCCGACTCGGGTCCTCGCCGCCGACCCGGGCGATGGCCGCGTTCCTCGCGAGCACGCTCGTCGGGGGGTTCGTGGTGTACCGGTACGGCGGCCGCGTCGACGACGCGGTCGAGGCGTCGACGGCGAACCCGCTCGTGTCTGCGGTCTACGGTGTGATGGCGTACGGCCTGGTGGCCTTCTTCGGCGCGTACGCGTTCAGCCAGCTCTCCAGGGTCGGCGTCGGGGCGACGGCGGTGGCAACCGTCAGCGGCCTCGCCTTGATCGGCATCCTGCTGTCGCTCGGCGGGGTCGGGTACGCCGTCTTGGGGACGTGGCTCGCCGACGCCGCCGGCTTCCGGGATCCGTTCCTCGGCGTGGCCGCCGCCGGACTGGTCGGCGCGGTGGCCGTCCTGGCGTTGCCCACACTGCCCGGCACCGTCGCGTGGTTCGTCGTCGCGGCGATCGGGCTCGGCGGACCGGTGAAACGCTGGGTCCACGAGGACAACGCGAAACGCCAGGCCAGGGAAGGCTGATAGGGGACGGGAGCGTACGTGGGTGTATGGTCGTACTCCAGCTCCCCGTCGAGATGCTCACCCAGCTCGTGACCATCGCGGGGGCGGTGATGCTCGCGGTGATGCTCGCCGCCTTGGTCGGGTTCGCCTACCAGAGCCTGACCGGCGACGGCATCGAGTGGCCCGACGACGACGCGGGCGGGGAGGGCGTCCAGCGGCGGGCCGACGGCGACGACGACGACGAGTGGAAGTACTACTGAGCGACACCGACGCCGGCCGGGGGCCGGGAGCACCGTTCGACGGGAGTCGCGGTCGACGACGCGGCTGCCCTGTGTGAAAGCATTGACGCCACGGTTCGTAGCGTAGATGCGCGACGGCGCAGCCGCTCGGTGTGGGAGTGCGGAAGCACCGACCCCCCGGGAACGGGCGGTCGGCGAAAACGAATCAGTTGTTCAGTTCCGTACGTCGGAGCGTCGCGGCGAGGGTCGGCTGCTCAGTCGCCGCCCTCCGTCTCGCCGCCTCTGATTTCGGTGACCGTCTCGTCGCCGGTGGTGACGATGTCGACTTCGTCCTGATCGGTGAGGTCCTCGATCCGATCCGCGAACTCCTCGGATTCGAGGATCTCGTACTCGTTTTGGAGCCCGAGATACACCGTGTAACACATCAGGACCAGGATGACCCCGAAGGGGAGCCCGGTCGTGATCGCGGCCGTCTGGAGCGCGCTGAGGCCGCCGCCGACGAGCAGGACCGCCGCGACCGCGCCCTCGGTGACCGCCCAGAAGATGCGCTGGACCTTCGGCACGTCGTGCTTGCCGCCCGAGGTCAGGTGGTCGATGACCAGCGACCCCGAGTCCGACGACGTGACGAAGAACGTGATGACCAGAAGCGTCGCGAGCAGCCCCGAGACCGGAGCAAGCGGGAAGTTGCTCAGCATCGCGAACATCGCGACGGTCTGGCCCTGTTCTGCGACCGCCGACGCGATGCCGGCGCCGCCCTGAAGCTCGACGAACAGCGCGGAGCCGCCGAAGGTCGAGAGCCACACGAACGAGAACATCGACGGGAGCACGAGGACCCCGAGGACGAACTCACGAACGGTCCGGCCCTTCGAGATCCGCGCGATGAACATCCCGACGAACGGCGACCACGCGATCCACCAGCCCCAATAGAAGACGGTCCACGACCCCATCCAGCCCTGGACGGTGTAGCCGCCGAGGGCGGCGCCGCCACCGACGATGCCGGTGAAGAAGCTGAGCTCCAGGAAGTTCTGGAGGTAGGCGCCGAGCCCGCCGGACAGCGTGCCCAGGATGTAGAGGGTCGGTCCCACGATGAACAGGAACGCCAGCATCGCGAACATGATGTAGAGGTTCGCGGTGCTGAGCCGTTTGACGCCGCCATCGAGGCCGGCTGCGACCGACAGCGTCGCGATTCCGGTGATGCCGGCGATCAGAAGCACCTGCGGAATCGTTCCCGTGGGGACGCTCGCGACCCCGAGCAGGTTCCCGAAGACGTAGTTGAGTCCGGTGTTGACCTGTGCGACGCCGAGACCGAGCGACGTCGCCAGGCCGAACAGCGTCGCGAACACCGTGACCAGGTCGATCAGGTGGCCCGGCCACCCGTAGATCCGCTCGCCGAGCAGCGGCCAGAAGATCGACCGGAAGGTCAGCGGCAGGCCGCGGTTGAACGAGAAGAACGCCAGCCCCAGCGCGACCAGCCCGTAGATCGCCCACGGGTGGAAGCCCCAGTGGAAGAACGTCTGGGCCATCGCGGCCGACGCCGCGGCCGCCGTGCCGCCCGAGGCCTCGAACGCCGGCGGGACGACCATGAAGTCCGACGCGCTGCTACCGAAGTGCCACATCGGCTCGGCGACGCTGAAGAACATCAGGCCGATCCCCATCCCGGCGCTGAACAGCATCGCCATCCACGAGAAGTCGCTGAACTCCTTTTCGGCCTCTACGCCGCCGATACGGATGGACCCGTACTTGCTGGCGGCGAAGTACACGATCGTGAGGATGAACAGGTTCACCGCCAGGATGTAGAACCACCCGAACGTGCTGTTGATGAACGTGAAGATGTCGCTGTACACCGACGCCGCCGCGTCGCCGAGCAGGATCGTCGCCGCGACGAACGCGACGATGATTACCAGCGCAATCGGGAAGACGATCGGGTGAACGTCGAACCCGAACTTCTGGATGTTGGTGTCACCCGGCTCCCGGTCGGAGTCGGGGTGGAACAGCTCCACCTGCAGTCCGTCGGACATCTCGCCGGTGGTGTCGTCGCTACCTGACATACGGTACCTCCGTTTCGCTTCTCCGGTGTTTGTTCGTGATCATATGTGCTGCTGCCGCAACGGACGCTTCCGTTCGCTTACCCCCTCGGAGTGGTCCGCTCCCCGTTTCCGGTCGTCGAACTGTACGTCGTCTCGGGGGCGTGCCCCGTTACCGTGTGGTGTGATTGGCTCACTCCTGAGTGGGATGGTACACTACCTCACAACATAGCAATCGCTATATTATAATAAAGGTTGGGCAGGGAGATGGTCTCCAGGGTCTGAAACTCCCGTTAGGAAGGAATTGAGCGTTGCCGGACAGCGACTGGCGGGTAGTTTTATCATATCGAACGCCTCGCGGTTCTGGCCGGCTACGGGACGGGAAACCAGGATATGTACTGGTATGTAGGAAGCGCACACGCACACCGAGTGCGCGTACGCGTCACATAGAGTGTCTGCTCGCGGAGCCGGAGTGCACACCTGCGTGGCATTAAGGTAGACACGGCCCATACGGACACACAGTGATCGAATCGTTACTTGTTGTGGTTCGGTGGCTCCGGCGGGCCGGGCTCCGGATCCTCGCACCGTTACAGAAGAACCCCGACAACGCCGGGTTTCGTCTGTCGAGTCCCGAGACCAGCACGACGACGATCGACGGCGACGTGGGGTGGGGCTCCCGGCCGCCGGCGATGCTCCGGTGTTCCCGGTGCGACAGCGACGTGGTACAGCGACATCCACACGACGACATCGACTGTCCCCGGTGCGTTGCGGAGCACTCCCACGAGGAGTTCACCGACCTCGAACTGCAGTACCTCCGGTGTCCGGTCTGCGGCGACGAGATGGAGCACGGCCAGCGCCACCCCGAGTCCATCGACGTGCCGGAGTGGGCGACGTGTCACTCCTGCCGGTACCACTGGGAGTTCAGACACGACTTCTGACGATGTCGGCGTGCCGGTACCCGCTGCTGTCGGATGCCGTCACGCGAGCGTCGCTGACAGTATGACGACAGTATTATACCGATTCACGCCGGCACCGGGGTATGGTCAACTACCTCGCCACCGTCGCTGCGGTCCTCGTGGTCGTGCTCTTCGGGGTTGCGCTCTACGCGCTGTCGGTGGGGCGGTACACCGCCGCGGGCGTGAGCTTCTTCAGCGCCAGTCTCGTGATCTACTTTCGCGAAAGCCGGCTGGTGTGAGTCCGGCGGCTGTGGCGGGTTCGCGGGCATCTATGCGGGTCGACGGAGTGGTGATCGACGGGCGAAGCCCGTCGCGTACGGTTACACCTCGTCCATCTGCATCCGCTGGGTGATCACCGGCACCGCCGCGGTCCGGACCACCTTGTCCATCGTGCTGCCGAGGATCCCGCCGATCTTCCCCCGGTAGGCCGATCCCATCACGATGGCGTCGATTCCCTCGGCTTCGGCGTAGTCGACGATCTCCTCGCTGGGAGTGCCCGTGCGGATCGTTGAGGAGTACCCGACGCCGTGTTCGGCGGCCCGGTCGCCGAGGGAGTCGAGGATGTTCTCGCCGTACTCACGGTACTCCTCGCGCATCCGCTCTTCGTCGTCCCGGAGCGACAGCGCCCGCGGGGCGCCGGGGAGGTCGATGACGTAGATGCCCTGAACGTCGGCGTCGAGCGCGGCCGCGAGTTCGAGCCCGTGTGTCGCGCCTTTCTCCGATTCGTCGCTCCCGTCGTACGGAATGAGTATTGTCTGGTACATCGGCCTGGAGCAATGAGATTGACACGATCCACTGGGAAATAGTTTTCCGAGCCACGGCGGGAAACGATGGCTGAACCGGGGTGATCGGCGGGTTTCCACCCGCTCCCCGGGTCTCGGATCCCCGATATGTCGTGGGAGGGGTCGGCGGACGGAGACGCCGGACCGGCGGGCGGGGCGCTCGAACCGGCGGGGCGAGCGCCTGTCAGTCGGCGGCAGCGGTCGCACCCGCCGCCGCATCGGGGTCGGGGCGGCTCTCGATCGCCTCGACCAGGAGCTCCGCGACGTCGACGATCTCGATGTCGTCCTCGTAGCCGCCGGTCTTC comes from Halobellus ruber and encodes:
- a CDS encoding formate--tetrahydrofolate ligase, whose amino-acid sequence is MSDDDGGFPTDYEIAKSAEKEHITDVLDSWGIGSEDLELFGDYKAKLSHDAVTRLRDNAENKEGNLILVTGMTPTPMGEGKTVTTVGLGQTLNHVGEDAMIAIREPSLGPVFGVKGGAAGGGYSQVLPMEDINLHFTGDLHALTSAHNLISAMLDAKISQSDEFDLDVNDVSWPRSMDMNDRALRNMVVGLGESGGTPREDRFLLTAASELMAVLCLAEDLGDLKERVARIIVAYEKDGGVITVDDLDATGPVTMLLKDAIKPNLVQTIEGTPAFVHGGPFANIAHGTNSLIADKTAFGMGDYLVTEAGFGSDLGAEKFMNIVCRLGDMTPNAVVLVSTVRALKYHGMGMWPADLDAVTEAGVEELEAGFENLDKHVANLQKFGVPVVVALNRFPDDSDEEVQAVLDHCREDLGVRIAESNVFAEGSEGGVDLAEHVIEAADEADEDDFDHLYPDEASIKEKIETVATEVYGAESVNYVGSAEDDIARMEELGFGDMPVCLSKTFHSLSDDASKKGAPSGWELDVRELYPSAGAGFLVVLTGDVLDMPGLPAEPAAAGMDIDEDGNISGLF
- the folP gene encoding dihydropteroate synthase, whose protein sequence is MDYHAAADYLTSFQQRRPKLGIDTTARMLSHLGDPHLDVDCVQIAGSNGKGSTARMLDGVLRNAGVSVGLFTSPGLNDFREQLRVDGRKIPKSLLSQYAEELVPCIDRLRADDDEPTHFEVLTAVALRHFSELDVDVAILEVGIGGRYDATSAVDPVASAVTSVSLEHTELLGETVEEIARDKAQVAPKNAPLVTGADGDALAAIRELTDVVTVGPDDADPDVVAVETGMRSPVESEVSIRGPGWSVDANLPLLGSHQATNAGVAATLARQVADADRDAIAAGLRSVTWPGRFEIMSRDPMIVLDGSHNPGAAATIADLVGRYDYDDLHLVFAAMSDKDYERMIESYPEITAAYATRPDLDRAEDPAVLADALSGYADGVETVPSVPEATERAIAAAGPDDFVLVTGSLYAVAEARDRWTRLLVPTARTRTTHTGNSFVGAAFGADAATGTGTGGPERPERDGPVTAADVDRRLFRTHLRPDQAERVAEHLSSIGGQCHRSDAGSPEKLVATVLSGTTTQFRELARTLSAEGLGLRRVAEQLAEQLDPNGRTADARLGPIADDGTAVMGILNVTPDSFHDGGKYEAVEAAVDRAEAMLDAGADVIDVGGESTRPGAEPVPIDTEIDRVVPVIERLDHLDAPISVDTRKAAVADAALEAGADIVNDVSELADPAMPGVVAEHDAGLILMHSHSVPVDPDNDPVYDDVVEDILEELTEQILRAERAGVDRDSIVVDPGCGFGKVAAESHELIDRAGEFSALGCPVMIGHSRKSMFAGADVAGDDRLTPTIAATSIAADRGADVVRVHDVAENVAAIRTVTGGIGGE
- a CDS encoding BCCT family transporter, which produces MSGSDDTTGEMSDGLQVELFHPDSDREPGDTNIQKFGFDVHPIVFPIALVIIVAFVAATILLGDAAASVYSDIFTFINSTFGWFYILAVNLFILTIVYFAASKYGSIRIGGVEAEKEFSDFSWMAMLFSAGMGIGLMFFSVAEPMWHFGSSASDFMVVPPAFEASGGTAAAASAAMAQTFFHWGFHPWAIYGLVALGLAFFSFNRGLPLTFRSIFWPLLGERIYGWPGHLIDLVTVFATLFGLATSLGLGVAQVNTGLNYVFGNLLGVASVPTGTIPQVLLIAGITGIATLSVAAGLDGGVKRLSTANLYIMFAMLAFLFIVGPTLYILGTLSGGLGAYLQNFLELSFFTGIVGGGAALGGYTVQGWMGSWTVFYWGWWIAWSPFVGMFIARISKGRTVREFVLGVLVLPSMFSFVWLSTFGGSALFVELQGGAGIASAVAEQGQTVAMFAMLSNFPLAPVSGLLATLLVITFFVTSSDSGSLVIDHLTSGGKHDVPKVQRIFWAVTEGAVAAVLLVGGGLSALQTAAITTGLPFGVILVLMCYTVYLGLQNEYEILESEEFADRIEDLTDQDEVDIVTTGDETVTEIRGGETEGGD
- a CDS encoding universal stress protein, yielding MYQTILIPYDGSDESEKGATHGLELAAALDADVQGIYVIDLPGAPRALSLRDDEERMREEYREYGENILDSLGDRAAEHGVGYSSTIRTGTPSEEIVDYAEAEGIDAIVMGSAYRGKIGGILGSTMDKVVRTAAVPVITQRMQMDEV